A portion of the Rhodopseudomonas sp. BAL398 genome contains these proteins:
- a CDS encoding MarR family winged helix-turn-helix transcriptional regulator, whose protein sequence is MTDINFKDGFSRPVPLPAEPSAEVAAAVPRWDIIELLFFAYRDFVGDADHVLEAFGFGRAHHRVIHFVHRYPGLKVADLLEVLRITKQSLGRVLKQLLDEGYIVQKAGDSDRRQRLLFATAKAEALVAKLATLQTERINRALDGFGAGDAEAVGRFLRGMIDRDNPDKVLAAILRADGASAKD, encoded by the coding sequence ATGACTGACATAAATTTCAAAGACGGGTTTTCCCGGCCGGTACCGCTCCCGGCGGAGCCCTCGGCCGAGGTCGCGGCCGCGGTGCCGCGCTGGGACATCATCGAGCTGTTGTTTTTCGCCTATCGGGACTTCGTTGGCGACGCTGACCATGTGCTCGAGGCGTTCGGATTCGGCCGCGCCCACCATCGGGTGATCCATTTCGTCCACCGTTATCCGGGGCTGAAGGTCGCCGATCTGCTCGAGGTGCTGCGCATCACCAAGCAGTCGCTCGGCCGAGTGCTCAAGCAATTGTTGGACGAGGGCTATATCGTGCAAAAGGCCGGCGACAGCGACCGCCGGCAGCGCCTTCTTTTTGCCACCGCGAAGGCCGAGGCGCTGGTGGCCAAGCTCGCGACGCTGCAGACCGAACGCATCAACCGCGCGCTGGACGGGTTCGGGGCGGGCGACGCCGAGGCGGTCGGACGGTTTCTGCGCGGCATGATCGATCGCGACAATCCGGACAAGGTGCTCGCGGCCATCCTGCGGGCCGACGGCGCTAGCGCGAAGGATTGA
- a CDS encoding response regulator has translation MTQFATPTKKAAQPADDAPHLLLVDDDRRIRDLLSRFLAGEGYRVTTAKDARSARAKLSGLDFDLLILDVMMPGETGFDLARAIRANSTVPIVMLTARHEADARIEGLQLGADDYVAKPFEPRELLLRIANILKRTTPQPAAKPESIAFGPYVYHLDRGELRQGDEIIHLTDRERDMLRVLALAPGETVPRGDLTGVGGGANERAVDVQINRLRRKIEIDPANPLFLQAVRGIGYRLVATP, from the coding sequence GTGACGCAATTTGCAACCCCGACCAAGAAGGCGGCGCAGCCGGCCGATGACGCGCCGCATCTGCTTCTGGTCGATGACGATCGCCGGATCCGGGATCTGCTGTCGCGGTTTCTCGCCGGCGAAGGCTATCGCGTCACCACCGCCAAGGACGCCCGCAGCGCCCGCGCCAAGCTCAGCGGGCTGGATTTCGACCTGCTGATCCTCGACGTGATGATGCCGGGCGAGACCGGGTTCGATCTCGCCCGCGCGATCCGCGCCAATTCGACGGTGCCGATCGTGATGCTGACCGCCCGTCACGAGGCCGACGCCCGGATCGAGGGATTGCAGCTTGGCGCCGACGACTATGTCGCCAAGCCGTTCGAGCCGCGCGAATTGCTGCTGCGGATCGCCAATATCCTGAAGCGCACCACGCCGCAGCCGGCCGCCAAGCCGGAATCGATCGCGTTCGGCCCCTATGTCTATCATCTGGATCGCGGCGAATTGCGTCAGGGTGACGAGATCATTCACCTCACCGACCGCGAGCGCGACATGCTGCGGGTGCTGGCGCTGGCGCCTGGCGAGACGGTGCCGCGCGGCGACCTGACCGGCGTCGGCGGCGGCGCTAATGAGCGCGCCGTCGACGTCCAGATCAACCGTCTGCGGCGCAAGATCGAGATCGATCCCGCCAATCCGCTGTTTCTGCAGGCGGTGCGCGGCATAGGCTATCGCCTCGTCGCGACGCCCTAG
- a CDS encoding branched-chain amino acid aminotransferase, translating to MGVSFDKIDGSVWLTFDIKPAANPVPGFDRAARMKDPGFGRVFTDHMAIIRYNQAKGWHGAHVESRANFPLDPATAVLHYAQEIFEGLKAYKRDDGGINLFRPDANARRFRDSADRMAMPPLPEPTFIEAVEQLVRIDRDWIPGGEGSLYLRPFMIANEVFLGVKPSAEYIFAVIASPVGSYFKGGPAPVSIWVSENYTRAAVGGTGAVKCGGNYAASLRAQAEAIQHGCDQVVFLDALERRYVEELGGMNVFFAFEDGSLSTPPLGTILPGITRDSIIALAREAGRPVREELYTIQQWRADAASGKLKEAFACGTAAVISPIGKVCSASGDFVINGGEAGPIAMGLRKQLVDIQYGRAADTHGWIRNVG from the coding sequence ATGGGAGTTTCGTTCGACAAGATCGACGGCTCGGTCTGGCTGACATTCGACATCAAGCCTGCGGCGAATCCCGTTCCCGGCTTCGACCGCGCGGCACGGATGAAAGACCCGGGCTTCGGCCGGGTGTTCACCGACCACATGGCGATCATCCGCTACAATCAGGCCAAGGGCTGGCATGGCGCGCATGTCGAATCACGCGCCAATTTCCCGCTCGATCCGGCCACCGCCGTCCTGCACTACGCGCAGGAGATTTTCGAGGGCCTCAAGGCCTATAAGCGCGACGACGGCGGCATCAATCTGTTTCGCCCCGACGCCAATGCGCGGCGTTTTCGGGATTCGGCCGACCGCATGGCGATGCCGCCGCTGCCCGAGCCGACCTTCATCGAAGCGGTCGAGCAATTGGTGCGGATCGACCGCGACTGGATCCCGGGCGGCGAAGGCAGCCTGTATCTGCGCCCCTTCATGATCGCCAACGAGGTGTTCCTCGGCGTCAAGCCGTCGGCCGAATACATCTTCGCGGTGATCGCCTCGCCGGTCGGCTCCTATTTCAAGGGCGGCCCCGCGCCGGTGTCGATCTGGGTGTCGGAGAACTACACCCGCGCCGCGGTCGGCGGCACCGGCGCGGTCAAATGCGGCGGCAATTACGCCGCCAGCCTGCGCGCGCAGGCCGAGGCGATCCAGCATGGCTGCGACCAGGTGGTGTTTCTCGACGCGCTGGAGCGCCGCTATGTCGAAGAGCTCGGCGGCATGAACGTGTTCTTCGCCTTCGAGGACGGCTCGCTGTCGACGCCGCCGCTCGGCACCATCCTGCCGGGGATCACCCGCGATTCGATCATCGCGCTGGCCAGGGAAGCCGGCAGGCCGGTGCGCGAGGAACTCTACACGATTCAGCAATGGCGCGCCGATGCCGCCAGCGGCAAGTTGAAAGAAGCCTTCGCCTGCGGCACCGCGGCGGTGATCTCGCCGATCGGCAAAGTGTGTTCGGCGAGCGGCGATTTCGTCATCAATGGCGGCGAAGCCGGTCCCATCGCGATGGGCCTGCGCAAGCAGCTGGTCGACATCCAATACGGCCGCGCCGCCGATACGCATGGCTGGATCAGGAACGTCGGCTGA
- a CDS encoding ATP-binding protein, translating to MRRLSAISGWMGQRFNNSMPKGLYARVLLLIIVPMVLLQSVVAFVFMERHWNTVTQRLSAAVVQDIAALIDVYKNYPQDKDRAMLRGIAQNRLGLVVDFLNPGDMPPPGPKPFFSLLDQSISKQISKQIARPFWIDTVGRSNLVEIRIQLDDAVMRVFALRSAAYASNSEIFLLWMVGTSTVLLFVAVLFLRNQIRPILRLADAAESFGKGRDAPNFRPRGAREVRRAAYAFIEMKARVERSIEQRTAMLAGVSHDLRTILTRFKLELALIGDSPETDGMRKDVDEMAGMLEAYLAFARGDSGEQAQPTNIPSALEELRGDAERHGHAATVTFHGQPEVTVKPAAFKRCLANLVSNAARHADGIAITGHRDHRYLSVTIDDDGPGIPQEMREEVFKPFLRLDDARNQDEGGTGLGLAIARDIARSHGGDITLGDSPMGGLRATVRVPV from the coding sequence ATGCGGCGGCTCTCCGCGATCAGCGGCTGGATGGGGCAGCGCTTCAACAATTCCATGCCGAAAGGCCTGTATGCCCGCGTGCTGCTGCTCATCATCGTGCCGATGGTGCTGCTGCAATCGGTGGTGGCGTTCGTGTTCATGGAGCGGCACTGGAACACGGTGACGCAGCGGCTGTCAGCGGCGGTGGTGCAGGACATCGCGGCGCTGATCGACGTCTACAAGAACTATCCGCAGGACAAGGACCGCGCGATGCTGCGCGGCATCGCGCAGAACCGGCTCGGTCTGGTGGTGGATTTTCTCAATCCCGGCGACATGCCGCCGCCGGGGCCGAAGCCGTTCTTCTCGCTGCTCGACCAGTCGATCAGCAAACAGATCAGCAAGCAGATCGCGCGGCCGTTCTGGATCGACACTGTCGGCCGCTCCAATCTGGTGGAAATCCGCATCCAGCTCGACGATGCGGTGATGCGGGTGTTCGCGTTGCGCAGCGCCGCCTACGCGTCGAATTCCGAGATCTTCCTGCTGTGGATGGTCGGCACCTCGACCGTGCTGCTGTTCGTCGCGGTGCTGTTTCTGCGCAACCAGATCCGGCCGATCCTGCGGCTGGCGGACGCCGCCGAGAGCTTCGGCAAGGGCCGCGATGCGCCGAATTTCCGCCCGCGCGGCGCGCGCGAGGTGCGCCGCGCCGCCTATGCATTCATCGAGATGAAAGCCCGCGTCGAGCGCTCGATCGAACAGCGCACCGCGATGCTGGCCGGCGTCAGTCACGATCTGCGCACCATCCTGACCCGCTTCAAGCTCGAACTGGCGCTGATCGGCGACAGCCCGGAAACCGACGGCATGCGTAAGGATGTCGACGAGATGGCGGGGATGCTGGAAGCCTATCTGGCGTTCGCGCGCGGCGACAGCGGCGAACAGGCGCAGCCGACCAATATCCCCTCGGCGCTGGAGGAGTTGCGCGGCGACGCCGAACGCCACGGCCACGCCGCCACCGTGACCTTCCACGGCCAGCCCGAGGTGACGGTGAAGCCCGCGGCGTTCAAGCGCTGCCTCGCCAATCTGGTGTCGAATGCCGCGCGCCATGCCGACGGCATCGCCATCACCGGGCATCGCGATCATCGCTATCTCAGCGTGACGATCGACGATGACGGCCCCGGCATTCCGCAGGAGATGCGTGAGGAGGTGTTCAAGCCGTTCCTGCGGCTCGACGACGCCCGCAACCAGGACGAGGGCGGCACCGGGCTTGGCCTCGCCATCGCCCGCGACATCGCCCGCTCGCATGGCGGCGACATCACCCTGGGCGACAGCCCGATGGGCGGCTTGCGTGCCACCGTGCGGGTGCCGGTATAG
- a CDS encoding GNAT family N-acetyltransferase: MPPHPTIIVPEQPNESHRDVVVKALLAYNDSAVGPSGVEPLAILITDPATGKPAGGLWGRTAYNWCYVDLFVIPEQLRGHDLGSKVLAQAEDIARQRGCIGIWLDTYWFQAREFYEKQGYEVFGSLDDYPRGGQRYFLKKNLV, translated from the coding sequence ATGCCGCCGCATCCGACCATCATCGTTCCCGAGCAGCCGAACGAGAGCCATCGCGACGTCGTCGTAAAGGCCTTGCTCGCCTATAATGATAGCGCCGTCGGCCCATCCGGGGTCGAGCCGCTCGCGATCCTGATCACCGATCCGGCGACCGGCAAGCCGGCCGGCGGGCTGTGGGGCAGGACGGCCTATAATTGGTGCTACGTCGACCTGTTCGTGATCCCGGAGCAACTCAGAGGGCACGATCTGGGGTCGAAAGTGCTGGCCCAGGCCGAGGACATCGCGCGTCAGCGCGGCTGTATCGGCATCTGGCTCGATACCTACTGGTTTCAGGCCCGCGAATTTTACGAGAAGCAGGGCTACGAGGTGTTCGGCTCGCTCGACGATTATCCGCGCGGCGGCCAAAGATATTTCCTCAAAAAGAATCTGGTGTAG
- the proC gene encoding pyrroline-5-carboxylate reductase — MTTNTASHPLAKRGGTIVLAGAGKMGGALLTGWLAQGLDAGDVVVVDPQPSDEIRALTARGVRFNASAADVGAVATLVLAVKPQMFGAAAPALRPYVGAQTLVVSIMAGTPSAAIKAACGGHVVRAMPNTPAAIGRGITVAVASDDVSAAQRDIADALLRATGAVEWIDDESLMDAVTAVSGSGPAYVFLLAEELARAGVAAGLPAELATRLARHTVAGSGELLHRSELDSATLRQNVTSPGGTTAAALAVLMADDGFQPLLTRAVAAAAERSRELAKSFSPASNDASS; from the coding sequence ATGACAACAAACACTGCTTCTCATCCGCTCGCCAAACGCGGCGGCACCATCGTTCTGGCCGGCGCCGGCAAGATGGGCGGCGCGCTGCTGACCGGCTGGCTGGCGCAGGGGCTCGACGCCGGCGACGTCGTGGTGGTCGATCCGCAGCCCTCCGACGAGATCCGGGCGCTGACCGCGCGCGGCGTCCGGTTCAATGCCTCCGCCGCCGATGTCGGCGCGGTGGCGACGCTGGTGCTGGCGGTCAAGCCGCAGATGTTCGGAGCGGCGGCGCCCGCGCTGCGGCCCTATGTCGGAGCGCAGACGCTGGTGGTGTCGATCATGGCCGGCACGCCGAGTGCCGCGATCAAGGCCGCCTGCGGCGGCCATGTGGTCCGCGCGATGCCGAACACGCCGGCCGCGATCGGCCGCGGCATCACCGTCGCGGTGGCGTCAGACGACGTCAGCGCCGCGCAGCGCGATATCGCCGACGCGCTGCTGCGCGCTACCGGCGCGGTGGAATGGATCGACGACGAGAGCCTGATGGATGCCGTCACCGCGGTCTCGGGCTCCGGCCCGGCCTATGTGTTCCTGCTCGCCGAGGAATTGGCGCGCGCCGGCGTCGCAGCCGGGCTGCCGGCGGAGCTCGCCACCCGGCTGGCGCGCCACACCGTCGCCGGCTCCGGCGAATTGCTGCATCGCTCGGAACTCGACTCCGCAACGTTGCGCCAAAACGTCACCTCGCCCGGCGGCACCACCGCCGCCGCGCTCGCGGTGCTGATGGCGGATGATGGCTTCCAGCCGCTGCTGACCCGCGCCGTCGCGGCGGCGGCCGAGCGGTCGCGGGAATTGGCGAAGTCATTTTCACCTGCGTCAAATGACGCCTCATCCTGA
- the mutL gene encoding DNA mismatch repair endonuclease MutL, with protein sequence MPVRQLPETIVNRIAAGEVVERPASVVKELVENAIDAGSSRIEIFSDGGGRRRIGITDDGLGMTRADLALAVDRHATSKLDDEDLLQIRTLGFRGEALPSIGSVARLTITTRHAEEPHAWTMAVEGGDKSPIAPAALSQGTRVEVSDLFYATPARLKFLKTDRTEAEAIREVVRRLGMARPDIAFTLAGEERAPVTWAAALPGAAGRLTRLGDILGADFRAKAIEVRSEREGVVVEGFAAAPSLTRANALGQYLFVNGRPVRDKLIIGAVRAAYSDYLPRDRHPVVALFVTLDSREVDANVHPAKTEVRFRNAGLVRALIVHALKEGLAREGQRSAANGGGATIASFRPAFTPRGNANWDWRSSPSYPVGGAAAYDAQGFAERAQSGFDVGAPSADIRAYEAPADLLDRPLGAARTQIHETYIVSQTRGGLIVVDQHAAHERIVYERLKASLAQNGVQRQILLIPEIVELDESTVEQLTARGDELAKFGLVVESFGPGAVAVRETPSLLGKINAAALLRDLAEHMAEWDEALPLERRLMHVAATMACHGSVRAGRILKPEEMNALLREMESTPNSGQCNHGRPTYVELTLNDIEKLFGRR encoded by the coding sequence ATGCCCGTTCGCCAGCTGCCAGAAACCATCGTCAACCGCATCGCCGCCGGCGAGGTGGTGGAGCGGCCGGCCAGCGTGGTCAAGGAACTGGTCGAGAACGCGATCGACGCCGGCTCCAGCCGGATCGAGATTTTCAGCGATGGCGGCGGGCGGCGGCGGATCGGGATTACCGATGATGGTCTGGGCATGACCCGCGCCGATCTGGCGCTGGCGGTCGATCGCCACGCCACCTCGAAGCTCGACGACGAGGATCTGCTGCAGATCAGGACGCTGGGCTTTCGCGGCGAGGCGCTGCCTTCGATCGGCTCGGTGGCGCGGCTGACGATCACCACCCGCCACGCCGAGGAGCCGCATGCCTGGACCATGGCGGTCGAGGGCGGCGACAAATCGCCGATCGCGCCGGCGGCGCTGAGCCAGGGCACCCGCGTCGAGGTCAGCGACCTGTTCTACGCGACGCCGGCGCGGTTGAAATTTCTCAAGACCGACCGCACCGAAGCGGAAGCCATTCGCGAGGTGGTGCGCCGGCTCGGCATGGCGCGGCCCGATATCGCCTTCACACTGGCCGGCGAGGAGCGCGCACCCGTCACATGGGCGGCGGCGCTGCCGGGCGCGGCCGGCCGCTTGACCCGGCTCGGCGATATTCTGGGCGCGGATTTCCGTGCCAAGGCGATTGAGGTGCGCTCCGAGCGCGAAGGCGTGGTGGTCGAAGGTTTCGCCGCCGCGCCGTCGCTGACCCGCGCCAATGCGCTGGGGCAATATCTGTTCGTCAATGGCCGGCCGGTGCGCGACAAGCTGATCATCGGCGCGGTGCGGGCGGCTTACTCCGACTATCTGCCGCGCGACCGACATCCGGTGGTGGCGCTGTTCGTCACGCTGGATAGCCGCGAGGTCGATGCCAATGTGCATCCGGCCAAGACCGAGGTGCGGTTTCGTAATGCCGGCCTGGTCCGTGCGCTGATCGTGCACGCGCTGAAAGAGGGGTTGGCGCGCGAGGGTCAGCGCAGCGCCGCCAATGGCGGCGGCGCCACCATCGCCTCGTTCCGCCCGGCCTTCACGCCGCGCGGCAATGCCAATTGGGACTGGCGCAGTTCGCCGTCCTATCCGGTCGGCGGCGCGGCGGCCTATGATGCCCAAGGCTTTGCCGAGCGCGCCCAATCGGGTTTCGACGTCGGCGCCCCCAGCGCCGATATTCGCGCCTATGAGGCGCCGGCCGATCTGTTGGATCGGCCGCTCGGCGCCGCGCGCACGCAGATTCACGAGACCTATATCGTGTCGCAGACCCGCGGCGGGCTGATCGTGGTCGATCAGCACGCCGCCCATGAGCGCATCGTCTATGAGCGGCTGAAGGCGTCGCTGGCGCAGAACGGCGTGCAGCGCCAGATCCTGCTGATTCCGGAGATCGTCGAACTCGACGAATCCACCGTCGAGCAATTGACCGCACGCGGCGACGAATTGGCGAAATTCGGCCTGGTCGTCGAATCCTTCGGCCCTGGCGCAGTGGCGGTGCGCGAGACCCCGTCGCTCTTGGGCAAGATCAACGCCGCCGCATTGCTACGCGATCTCGCCGAACACATGGCCGAATGGGACGAGGCGCTGCCGCTGGAGCGCCGGCTGATGCATGTCGCCGCCACCATGGCCTGCCACGGCTCGGTCCGCGCCGGGCGGATTCTCAAGCCCGAGGAAATGAACGCGCTGTTGCGCGAGATGGAATCGACGCCGAATTCCGGCCAGTGCAACCACGGCCGCCCGACCTATGTCGAACTGACGCTCAACGATATCGAGAAACTGTTCGGCAGACGGTGA
- the arfB gene encoding alternative ribosome rescue aminoacyl-tRNA hydrolase ArfB: MLRIARDLFIDEDKDIEVTFVRASGPGGQNVNKLSTAAQLRFDTSRIALPPDAVIRLERLAGQRMTKDGVIVIHAQRFRTQERNRADAIDRLLELLREAMVRPVPRRATKPTLGSKKRRLEGKKRRSDVKAKRGSGGYDD; encoded by the coding sequence ATGCTGCGGATTGCCCGCGATCTGTTCATCGACGAAGACAAGGACATCGAGGTCACCTTCGTGCGCGCCTCGGGGCCGGGCGGCCAGAACGTCAACAAGCTGTCGACCGCGGCGCAATTGCGCTTCGACACCAGCCGCATCGCGCTGCCGCCCGACGCCGTGATCCGGCTGGAGCGGCTGGCCGGTCAACGCATGACCAAGGACGGCGTGATCGTGATCCACGCCCAGCGCTTCCGCACCCAGGAGCGCAACCGCGCCGACGCGATCGACCGCCTGCTCGAATTGCTGCGCGAAGCGATGGTGCGCCCGGTGCCGCGCCGCGCCACCAAGCCGACGCTGGGCTCGAAGAAACGCCGCCTCGAAGGCAAAAAACGCCGCAGCGACGTCAAGGCCAAGCGCGGCAGCGGCGGATATGACGATTGA
- a CDS encoding YbjN domain-containing protein, translating to MSMLEGTIDSRNNPLAVVEDIAASNNWSFERSGEDEITIVSKGDWTDYQLSFTWMNEIEALHLACAFDMKIPPARRAEVQRLIASINEQMWVGHFDIWTHTGMVMYRQALVLPDGLTATSAQCEAMLVSAIHNCERYFPAFQFVVWAGKSAAEAMSAAMFDTEGEA from the coding sequence ATGTCCATGCTCGAAGGCACTATCGATTCACGCAACAATCCGCTCGCCGTGGTGGAGGACATTGCCGCATCGAACAACTGGTCGTTCGAACGTAGCGGCGAGGATGAAATCACCATCGTCTCCAAGGGCGACTGGACCGACTACCAACTGTCCTTCACCTGGATGAACGAGATCGAGGCACTGCATCTGGCTTGCGCATTCGACATGAAGATTCCGCCGGCGCGCCGCGCCGAAGTGCAGCGACTGATCGCTTCTATCAACGAGCAGATGTGGGTCGGGCATTTCGATATCTGGACCCATACCGGGATGGTGATGTATCGCCAGGCGCTGGTACTACCGGATGGCTTGACTGCGACCAGCGCACAATGTGAGGCCATGCTGGTCTCCGCGATCCATAATTGCGAGCGCTATTTCCCGGCGTTCCAGTTCGTAGTGTGGGCCGGCAAATCCGCCGCCGAAGCGATGTCTGCGGCGATGTTCGACACCGAAGGCGAAGCCTGA
- a CDS encoding M16 family metallopeptidase — translation MIAALALSLTAAALPCAATAQTVTSAPPTTFALANGLRVVVIPDHRTPVVTQMIWYKVGSADETPGKSGLAHFLEHLMFKGTAKHPVGEFSNTVLKIGGNENAFTSTDYTGYYQRVPRDQLGKMMELEADRMTGLVLKDENVLPERDVVLEEYNMRVANNPDARLTEQIMAALYLNHPYGRPVIGWRQEIEKLDRDDALAFYRRFYAPNNATLVIAGDVEAADIRPEIERYYGAVPSQPLIAPRRIRPQEPPPAGPRTVTLADPRVEQTSLRRYYLVPSATTAAKGESAALEVLAQLMGGGANSYLYKALVIDRPLAVSVGASYQGTSLDDTQFVIAVSPKPGVDFAAIEKVIDGVIADVGRDTVRAEDMERVKTQLIAQAVYAQDSQATLARWYGAALTTGLSVADIRSWPDRIRAVTSDEVRNVAQEWLDKDRSVTGYLIKGPGPKREEKRS, via the coding sequence GTGATCGCGGCGCTGGCGTTGAGCCTGACCGCGGCGGCACTGCCGTGCGCGGCGACGGCACAGACCGTGACCTCGGCGCCGCCGACCACCTTCGCGCTCGCCAACGGGCTGCGCGTGGTGGTGATCCCGGATCACCGCACCCCGGTGGTGACCCAGATGATCTGGTACAAGGTCGGCTCCGCCGACGAGACCCCGGGCAAATCCGGTCTGGCGCATTTTCTCGAACATCTGATGTTCAAGGGCACCGCCAAGCACCCGGTCGGCGAGTTCTCCAACACCGTGCTGAAGATCGGCGGCAACGAGAATGCCTTCACCTCGACCGACTATACCGGTTACTACCAGCGCGTGCCGCGCGACCAGCTCGGCAAGATGATGGAGCTGGAAGCCGACCGCATGACCGGTCTGGTGCTCAAGGACGAGAATGTGCTGCCCGAGCGCGACGTCGTGCTCGAGGAATACAATATGCGGGTCGCCAATAATCCCGACGCGCGGCTCACCGAGCAGATTATGGCGGCGTTGTATCTCAACCATCCTTATGGCCGACCGGTGATCGGCTGGCGTCAGGAGATCGAGAAGCTCGACCGCGACGACGCGCTGGCGTTCTACCGCCGGTTCTACGCGCCCAATAATGCGACGCTGGTGATTGCCGGCGACGTCGAAGCCGCCGATATCCGCCCGGAGATCGAGCGCTATTACGGCGCGGTGCCGTCGCAGCCCTTGATTGCGCCGCGCCGGATCCGGCCGCAGGAGCCGCCGCCGGCGGGGCCGCGCACCGTGACGCTGGCCGATCCGCGGGTCGAGCAGACCAGCCTGCGACGCTATTATCTGGTGCCCTCCGCCACCACGGCCGCCAAGGGCGAGAGCGCGGCGCTCGAAGTGCTGGCGCAGCTGATGGGCGGCGGCGCCAATTCCTATCTCTACAAGGCGCTGGTGATCGACCGGCCGCTCGCGGTCAGCGTCGGCGCGTCCTATCAGGGCACGTCGCTGGACGACACCCAGTTCGTGATCGCGGTGTCGCCCAAACCGGGCGTCGACTTCGCGGCGATCGAAAAGGTGATCGACGGCGTGATTGCCGATGTCGGACGCGACACGGTGCGGGCCGAGGATATGGAGCGGGTCAAGACCCAGCTGATCGCCCAGGCGGTCTATGCCCAGGACAGCCAGGCCACGCTGGCGCGCTGGTATGGCGCTGCGCTGACCACCGGCCTCAGCGTCGCCGATATCCGCAGCTGGCCAGACCGGATCCGCGCCGTCACCTCCGACGAGGTCCGCAATGTCGCCCAGGAATGGCTCGACAAGGATCGGTCGGTCACCGGCTATCTGATCAAGGGGCCGGGCCCGAAGCGCGAGGAGAAGCGGTCGTGA
- a CDS encoding M16 family metallopeptidase has protein sequence MKLELRVVRRLALAASVALAALSPVPSFAAAKIQHLVSPGGIEAWFVQDATVPLIAMEYSFDGGASQDPADKPGVGNLVASLIDEGSGDLDSATFHERLDRRAIELSFSATRDYFRGSLRMLTENRDEAFALLHGALTQPRFDAADVERIRAQIMSRLRRESSTPGAIASKKFLQVAFGDHPYGRPSTGTLESVPTIDVADMRRYVGRVLAKDTLKIAVVGDVDAATLGKLLDQTFGSLPAKAQLTPVPDVVATKPPQQVLIPLDVPQTVVMFGGPGLKRHDPDFMAGYVVNHILGGGTLSSRLYHEVREKRGLAYSVYDALLWMEHSALFIGNTGTRADRAVQTVDAINAEIKRMAETGPTQQELDEAKSYLKGSQMLSLDTSSKLATALLQYQNDGLAIDYIAKRNAIVDAVTLDDAKRAAKRLWSDGLLTVVVGRAPQAVAQPAAAVPPLPKAN, from the coding sequence GTGAAGCTCGAATTGCGTGTGGTGCGGCGGCTCGCGCTGGCGGCATCCGTTGCGCTGGCGGCGTTGTCGCCGGTGCCGTCCTTCGCGGCGGCGAAGATCCAGCATCTGGTCAGCCCGGGCGGCATCGAGGCCTGGTTCGTGCAGGACGCCACCGTGCCGCTGATCGCGATGGAATATTCCTTCGATGGCGGCGCCAGCCAGGACCCCGCCGACAAGCCCGGCGTCGGCAATCTGGTCGCCAGCCTGATCGACGAGGGCTCCGGCGATCTGGACTCGGCGACGTTTCACGAGCGGCTCGACCGCCGCGCCATCGAATTGTCGTTCAGCGCCACCCGGGACTATTTCCGCGGCTCGCTGCGGATGCTGACCGAGAATCGCGACGAGGCGTTCGCGCTGCTGCACGGCGCGCTGACCCAGCCGCGTTTCGACGCCGCTGATGTCGAGCGCATCCGCGCCCAGATCATGTCCAGGCTGCGCCGCGAATCCTCGACGCCGGGCGCGATCGCCAGCAAGAAGTTTCTGCAGGTCGCGTTCGGCGATCATCCCTATGGCCGGCCGAGCACCGGCACGCTGGAGAGCGTGCCGACCATCGATGTCGCGGACATGAGGCGCTATGTCGGCCGCGTGCTGGCCAAGGACACGCTGAAGATCGCGGTGGTCGGCGACGTCGATGCCGCCACGCTCGGCAAATTGCTCGATCAGACCTTCGGCAGCCTGCCCGCCAAGGCACAGCTCACCCCTGTTCCTGATGTGGTGGCGACGAAACCGCCGCAGCAGGTCTTGATCCCGCTCGACGTGCCGCAGACCGTGGTGATGTTCGGCGGTCCCGGCCTCAAGCGCCACGATCCGGATTTCATGGCCGGCTATGTGGTCAATCACATTCTGGGCGGCGGCACGCTGTCGTCGCGGCTGTATCACGAGGTCCGCGAGAAGCGCGGGCTGGCCTATTCGGTCTATGACGCGCTGCTGTGGATGGAACATTCGGCGCTGTTCATCGGCAACACCGGCACCCGCGCCGACCGCGCGGTCCAGACCGTCGACGCCATCAACGCGGAAATCAAGCGCATGGCCGAGACCGGCCCGACCCAGCAGGAACTCGACGAGGCCAAATCCTATCTGAAGGGCTCGCAGATGCTGTCGCTCGACACCTCGTCGAAGCTGGCAACGGCGCTGCTGCAATATCAGAATGACGGTCTCGCCATCGACTATATCGCCAAGCGCAATGCCATTGTCGACGCGGTGACGCTGGACGACGCCAAGCGCGCCGCCAAACGGCTGTGGTCCGACGGTCTGTTGACCGTCGTGGTCGGCCGCGCCCCGCAGGCCGTGGCGCAACCCGCCGCCGCGGTACCGCCGCTGCCGAAAGCGAATTAA